The Natranaerovirga hydrolytica genome contains the following window.
TTATCTTTTTAGGCGGAGGCTTATTGTTTGGATTAAGTAAATTGAACTAAATAAAAATGACAAGAAAAAATACTTACTGTTGTTGACGCAGTAAGTATTTTTTCTTTACTTGTAAAGCATATAAGAAAATCAATTAAAGCCTAATGTATTTGTGCATTAGGCTTTAATTTTTATTTGAAAGGATGATTGATTTTATGTAGGGTTAACTATATAATAAGATAAAACAATTCATTGGTACAAATAAGTTGTTTTAAAGGAGCAATGATTATGTTTGACATACAAGAAGAACTCAAAAAACTTCCTGATAAACCAGGGGTTTATATAATGAAAAATAAAAACGATGAAATTATATATATTGGTAAAGCCATTAATCTTAAAAATAGAGTCAGACAGTACTTTCAAAGCAGTAGAAATATGATGACAAAGATTCAAAAAATGGTTTCACATATTAGCTATTTTGAATATACCGTTACGGATTCAGAATTGGAAGCGTTAATATTAGAAAGCAATTTAATTAAGCAACATAAGCCTAAGTACAATACAAGATTAAAAGATGATAAGCATTATCCTTATATAAAGGTAACGGTTAATGAAGCATACCCAAGGGTTGTCTTTACGCGTCAGATGAAAAAAGACAAATCAAAGTATTTTGGCCCTTATACAAATGGAACAGCTGTAAAAGAAACCATAGATTTAATACAAAAAATATGGAAAATCAGAACATGCAATCGTAATTTGCCAAGAGATATAGGCAAACAAAGACCTTGCTTAAATTATCATATTGGTCAATGTTCGGCACCGTGTCAAGGGTATGTTAGTGAAGGATCTTACAATAAAATGATAGATGAAATTATGAGTTTTCTTGGAGGAAAGTTTGACAAAGTAACAAAAGACCTTGAAGAAAAAATGCAAGAAGCAGCACATAACTTAGAGTTTGAGAAGGCAGCTGAACTTAGAGATCAGATTAATAGTGTTAAAAGTATCTCAGAAAAACAAAAAGCCATTAACGCTTCCATGGAAGATCAAGACATTATTGCCTTTGCGAGAGCTTTTGACGAAGCATTGGTACAAGTGTTTTTTATTAGAAGTGGTAAGCTCATTGGCAAAGAGCATTTTAGACTGGATAAAGTAGAAGAGTTAAGTAGAGAAGCAGTTATGACAACATTTATCAAACAATTTTATTCAGGAACCCCCTTTATACCAAAAGAAATCGTTGTACAAGAAGATATTGAAGAAAATGAATTGATTGCCCAGTGGTTAAGTGAAAAAAGAGGTCAAAAAGTATATATCAAAAAACCCGTCAAAGGTGAAAAATCTAAATTAGTAGAATTGGCGGCAAAAAATGCAATGCTAACGTTAGAACAGTTCGGTGAACGTATTAGAAGAGAAGAAAAAAGAACCCAAGGTGCTGTAAAAGAAATAGAAAAGTACTTAGGAGTAGACTTTGAGATTAAAAGAATAGAAGCATATGATATTTCTAACATTGGTGGGTTCCAATCAGTAGGCTCTATGATTGTCTACGAAGAAGGCAAACCTAAAAGAAGTGATTATAGAAAATTTAAGATTAAATGGGTAAAAGGACCAAATGACTATGCAAGTATGGAGGAAGTTCTTACGAGACGATTAACCCATGCCATAAGAGAAGCAAAAGAATTAGAAGAAAAAGGGTTAGAAAAAGAATACGGTAAGTTTACAAAGTTACCAGATATAATCTTTATGGATGGTGGCAAAGGACAAGTGGGTATTGCACAAAAAGTATTAAATCATTTAAATATGAATATTCCTGTATGTGGTATGGTAAAAGATGACATGCATAGAACAAGAGGTTTATATTATAATAATGAAGAAATTGTAATTGATAAACATTCAGAAGCGTTTAAATTGCTTACAAGAATTCAAGATGAAGTGCATCGATTTGCCATAGAATACCACAGGAAAATAAGAAGTAAAAATCAAGTCCAATCCATATTAG
Protein-coding sequences here:
- the uvrC gene encoding excinuclease ABC subunit UvrC, with translation MFDIQEELKKLPDKPGVYIMKNKNDEIIYIGKAINLKNRVRQYFQSSRNMMTKIQKMVSHISYFEYTVTDSELEALILESNLIKQHKPKYNTRLKDDKHYPYIKVTVNEAYPRVVFTRQMKKDKSKYFGPYTNGTAVKETIDLIQKIWKIRTCNRNLPRDIGKQRPCLNYHIGQCSAPCQGYVSEGSYNKMIDEIMSFLGGKFDKVTKDLEEKMQEAAHNLEFEKAAELRDQINSVKSISEKQKAINASMEDQDIIAFARAFDEALVQVFFIRSGKLIGKEHFRLDKVEELSREAVMTTFIKQFYSGTPFIPKEIVVQEDIEENELIAQWLSEKRGQKVYIKKPVKGEKSKLVELAAKNAMLTLEQFGERIRREEKRTQGAVKEIEKYLGVDFEIKRIEAYDISNIGGFQSVGSMIVYEEGKPKRSDYRKFKIKWVKGPNDYASMEEVLTRRLTHAIREAKELEEKGLEKEYGKFTKLPDIIFMDGGKGQVGIAQKVLNHLNMNIPVCGMVKDDMHRTRGLYYNNEEIVIDKHSEAFKLLTRIQDEVHRFAIEYHRKIRSKNQVQSILDEISGIGEVRRKSLIKHFKSVEKIKKATVEELESVDNMNKKSAEAVYHFFH